One window of Saccharopolyspora phatthalungensis genomic DNA carries:
- a CDS encoding amidohydrolase family protein has product MNKIDLHAHYVPDFYREALLAAGHAQPDGIKAIPEWDSSLALQTMDRLDVRTAMLSISSPGVHFGDGGKASELARLVNEEGARLVAAHPARFGFFASLPVPEIDAAVEEVRFALDVLGADGIVLETNQQGMYLGDERLEPVYAEVAARNSVVFVHPTTPFGAEHLALGYPRPMLEFMFETTRSIADLVLSGTLGRHQGMRVIVPHAGAALPVLVNRIELLLPLLTRDGEGEVPSVRDAMRGLHFDLAGAPVAELLRALLAVADSHRIHYGSDFPFTPVDSCVELARRLETTSLLDGELREEVFSRNARRLFPRLAHAERPQQTPGDQSL; this is encoded by the coding sequence ATGAACAAGATTGATCTTCACGCCCACTACGTTCCGGACTTTTACCGCGAGGCACTGCTGGCGGCTGGACATGCTCAGCCCGACGGCATCAAGGCGATACCCGAGTGGGACTCGTCGCTTGCGCTGCAAACGATGGACCGGCTCGATGTCCGTACGGCGATGCTGTCCATCTCGTCGCCGGGGGTGCATTTCGGTGATGGCGGCAAGGCGAGCGAGCTCGCGCGGTTGGTGAACGAGGAGGGGGCCCGGCTCGTCGCAGCGCATCCCGCCCGGTTCGGCTTCTTCGCGAGCCTGCCCGTCCCGGAGATCGATGCGGCGGTGGAGGAAGTACGGTTCGCGCTCGATGTGCTTGGCGCGGACGGCATCGTGCTGGAGACGAACCAGCAGGGAATGTATCTGGGCGATGAACGCCTCGAACCCGTCTATGCGGAGGTGGCCGCGCGCAACTCGGTCGTCTTCGTCCACCCGACGACGCCCTTCGGAGCGGAGCATCTCGCGCTGGGTTATCCGCGGCCGATGCTCGAGTTCATGTTCGAGACCACCCGCTCGATCGCGGACTTGGTGCTCTCCGGCACGCTCGGGCGCCACCAGGGCATGCGGGTGATCGTGCCGCACGCGGGGGCAGCGCTGCCGGTGCTGGTCAACAGAATCGAGCTCCTGCTACCGCTGCTGACCCGAGACGGCGAGGGCGAGGTGCCCAGCGTGCGGGACGCGATGCGGGGCCTGCATTTTGATCTGGCGGGGGCGCCGGTAGCCGAGTTGCTGCGTGCCCTGCTGGCGGTCGCCGATTCGCACCGGATCCACTACGGCAGCGATTTCCCGTTCACGCCTGTTGACTCCTGCGTCGAACTAGCGCGCCGCTTGGAGACCACCTCGTTGCTCGACGGCGAACTGCGCGAGGAGGTCTTCTCCCGAAACGCACGGCGGCTGTTCCCGCGGCTGGCACACGCGGAGAGACCACAGCAAACCCCTGGCGACCAGTCCCTTTAA
- a CDS encoding cold-shock protein yields MAQGTVKWFNSEKGFGFIAPNDGGPDVFVHYSSIDTNGFRSLEENQAVDYEVTQGPKGPQASGVRPL; encoded by the coding sequence ATGGCACAGGGCACCGTGAAGTGGTTCAACTCGGAAAAGGGCTTCGGCTTCATCGCCCCGAACGACGGTGGTCCGGACGTTTTCGTCCACTACTCCTCGATCGACACCAACGGGTTCCGCAGCCTCGAGGAGAACCAGGCGGTGGACTACGAGGTTACCCAGGGCCCGAAGGGCCCGCAGGCGAGCGGCGTTCGCCCCCTCTGA